In the Streptomyces sp. NBC_00525 genome, one interval contains:
- a CDS encoding helicase C-terminal domain-containing protein, whose protein sequence is MGTTTPPRTLAEALRARDDESLAGLLRARPDLLSPVPGDITQLATRAATRASVVRAVEHLDRFALQTAEALAVAPDPAPYGTLLGLLTGDGQDDGEQRDDAGAAIAAALPGALGTLREQALVWGDDDRLRLVRTARELLAPSPQHPSPTGLGPTVAEATAGMSPGRLQEILAAAGLPATHDPVSAVTALTSLFTDRARMGELLDTAPMEALAVLDRLVWGPPYGEVTPNPTPPVRWLRDRGLLLPVSTRTVVLPREAALHLRAGRAHRVPEPGPPAVTAVAERDPQAVDSAAAGQAFLAVSTVEELLKLWNGGGPPVLRAGGLSVRELRRTAAALDVSEPLAAFWAELAYGAGLLASDGEADERYAPTPASDEWLDLPAQERWTALATAWLAATRTAGLVGGQDAKGRALSALGPDLDRSAAPEVRGRVLALLDALPDGTAPDPESVLARLRWERPLRGAAAGDGMDLRSRIALWTLNDAEVLGITGRGALASHTRALLTAGPAKAAALLAPLLPEPLDHVLLQADLTAVAPGPLERPLADLLGTLADVESKGGATVYRFTPGSVRRALDAGKTAGDLHAFLATHSRTPVPQPLSYLIDDVARRHGRLRIGAASSYVRCDDETVLGEILADKRAAALRLRRIAPTVLAAAADPASLLDGLREMGYAPAAESADGDVLITRAGARRTPPRSAPAPVPEGPPVPDATLLGAAVRAIRAGDTAATVAHVRKESDAPEAPPGALPRTTPAETLVTVQAAAMTGSAVWIGYVNAEGAASQRVIAPVRVEGGFVTAYDHTADELRTYPLHRITGVAELAE, encoded by the coding sequence ATGGGGACGACCACACCACCGCGGACGCTCGCCGAGGCGCTGCGCGCCCGGGACGACGAGTCACTGGCCGGGCTGCTGCGGGCGCGGCCCGATCTCCTCTCCCCCGTGCCGGGCGACATCACCCAGCTCGCAACCCGCGCGGCCACCCGCGCCTCCGTGGTCCGGGCCGTGGAGCATCTGGACCGGTTCGCCCTCCAGACCGCCGAGGCACTGGCCGTGGCCCCCGACCCCGCCCCGTACGGGACGCTGCTCGGACTGCTGACCGGCGACGGGCAGGACGACGGCGAGCAGCGCGACGACGCGGGCGCCGCCATCGCGGCCGCGCTGCCCGGCGCGCTCGGCACGCTGCGCGAACAGGCCCTGGTGTGGGGCGACGACGACCGGCTGCGCCTGGTCCGTACGGCGCGGGAGCTGCTGGCGCCGTCCCCGCAGCACCCCTCCCCCACCGGCCTCGGCCCGACCGTCGCCGAGGCCACCGCGGGCATGTCGCCGGGCCGGCTCCAGGAGATCCTGGCCGCCGCCGGACTGCCCGCCACGCACGACCCGGTGTCCGCGGTGACCGCCCTGACCTCGCTGTTCACCGACCGCGCCCGGATGGGCGAGCTGCTGGACACCGCCCCCATGGAGGCCCTGGCGGTGCTCGACCGGCTGGTGTGGGGGCCGCCGTACGGGGAGGTCACGCCGAACCCGACGCCGCCGGTGCGGTGGCTGCGCGACCGGGGGCTGCTGCTGCCGGTGTCGACCCGGACCGTCGTCCTGCCCCGCGAGGCCGCGCTGCATCTGCGGGCCGGGCGCGCCCACCGGGTGCCCGAGCCCGGGCCGCCGGCCGTGACCGCCGTCGCCGAACGCGATCCACAGGCTGTGGACAGCGCGGCGGCCGGGCAGGCGTTCCTCGCCGTGTCCACCGTCGAGGAGCTGCTGAAGCTGTGGAACGGCGGCGGGCCGCCCGTCCTGCGCGCGGGCGGGCTCAGCGTCCGCGAGCTGCGCAGGACCGCCGCCGCGCTGGACGTCAGCGAACCCCTCGCCGCGTTCTGGGCCGAACTGGCGTACGGCGCCGGACTTTTGGCCTCGGACGGCGAGGCGGACGAGCGGTACGCGCCGACGCCCGCGTCCGACGAATGGCTGGACCTGCCCGCCCAGGAGCGCTGGACCGCCCTCGCCACCGCCTGGCTCGCCGCGACCCGCACGGCCGGTCTGGTCGGCGGCCAGGACGCGAAGGGGCGGGCGCTGTCCGCCCTCGGCCCCGACCTGGACCGCTCCGCCGCGCCCGAGGTGCGCGGGCGGGTCCTGGCCCTCCTCGACGCGCTGCCGGACGGCACCGCGCCCGACCCGGAGTCCGTCCTCGCCCGGCTCCGCTGGGAACGCCCGCTGCGCGGGGCCGCCGCCGGGGACGGCATGGACCTGCGGTCCCGGATCGCCCTGTGGACGCTCAACGACGCGGAAGTCCTCGGCATCACCGGCCGCGGCGCCCTCGCCTCGCACACCCGCGCCCTGCTCACCGCCGGGCCCGCGAAGGCCGCCGCCCTGCTCGCCCCGCTGCTGCCCGAGCCCCTGGACCACGTACTGCTCCAGGCCGACCTGACCGCCGTGGCGCCGGGCCCGCTGGAGCGCCCGCTCGCCGACCTGCTGGGCACCCTCGCGGACGTCGAGTCCAAGGGCGGGGCCACGGTGTACCGCTTCACACCCGGCTCGGTCCGCCGCGCCCTGGACGCCGGGAAGACCGCAGGCGACCTGCACGCCTTCCTGGCCACGCACAGCCGTACGCCGGTGCCGCAGCCGCTCAGCTATCTCATCGACGACGTGGCCCGCCGCCACGGGCGCCTGCGGATCGGGGCCGCTTCCTCGTACGTGCGCTGCGACGACGAGACGGTGCTCGGCGAGATCCTGGCCGACAAGCGGGCCGCCGCGCTGCGGTTGCGGCGGATCGCGCCGACCGTGCTCGCGGCCGCGGCCGACCCCGCGTCGCTCCTGGACGGGCTGCGCGAGATGGGGTACGCGCCCGCCGCGGAGTCCGCCGACGGGGACGTCCTGATCACCCGCGCCGGTGCGCGCCGCACCCCGCCCCGGTCGGCGCCCGCCCCCGTGCCCGAGGGGCCGCCCGTGCCGGACGCCACCCTGCTCGGTGCGGCGGTCCGGGCGATCCGGGCCGGTGACACGGCCGCCACGGTCGCCCACGTCCGGAAGGAGTCCGACGCCCCCGAGGCGCCGCCGGGCGCGCTGCCGCGCACCACCCCGGCGGAGACCCTGGTCACCGTGCAGGCCGCCGCGATGACGGG